The following are from one region of the Lytechinus pictus isolate F3 Inbred chromosome 4, Lp3.0, whole genome shotgun sequence genome:
- the LOC129259123 gene encoding adenylate kinase 9-like isoform X9 produces the protein MEILKTMAENEEETNLPQFGAPTPSVTIDMLETRPNTHILLDSVTPAAGEGVHRGGSRLDPAGGAVSRALSVVSGSNAQESHISDMIKRMEEDPFDEDQTELRFLHSKPTCFIILGKPGVGKTTLAKRLAQAWRCQMVNVTELMLQHINLQTEMGVRLQEILHKGGAVPEELAVKLIEDKINSPEVAHHGYVLDDFPCVNEEYMNASDQLEFIKNWKLKPDFIINLRIPDEDLEMRRIGQRVDSLNNTLYAQDVWNPEKPEPQQKKGGGEDEEEEDEEEEEEEEPEMNLDPEMGEEEKIELTMEIIERLVQRPEDLKPHAAESIDAYKDKLLKMFEDYMADHDQQYLIEMDGNKTAPFLFRELMNKLNTYILRRAAVPIRLQNAEEEDIPDDIETEELMRTLGGTNLVAPRYRWRRSKWARACPVELQKGNVVQGKPEFAVGFLDKIYVMSGPDAMETFLKNPRPYLVSPQPRPPCKLCVVGPPLSGKTSLCHLLSHKFNARVLDVNELIKSRMESHKGKQIELAKQEAIESAVATIKAKLREKEETGSEGDGPDDHDDAPEEEKEAKTSDTEESRAEGEGEEEGAGEGVGEEEDGEKSRIKAAEETEGEAEASEEKEEEGETTAQDSVTGVTEGDGTETIAASQHPTEDLSTITGVAPTVSQISEDVDENHPEVIQMVEAAVKEAEKLSYPIGADQYADCVEEAVVEIHRELRKKDPNGPGAGGWIIDNFPQSRDHWTVLLDRGLAPDEVICLKDSSENGLYLMKRWYRLNRDEVDTKARERKEAEEREKQRVLDDARIQEELEKEEAAKAAAAAVEEGGDEDAAKTQEEKPEGEKEEGDQEGEAEGEKDGEKDGEAAGEGGAGGGEEGEASPTSGGGVEGDAAPGVSDGEQKPKEGTTTDADLTTTVTSYEEKAKTEEEEEEEDKPPPVPVPEEDPLPPDGPETSKFKDQRNEFEREWPSIQALLTGTINLDPIQIEIENKKTEDIIKESHTMVELPYTYRPWEYNSIDMDEEDEDAAAEADEEGDEMEEEEDEEVTKNKKKQFGDTKHFCPVALKEKFVLWPSNPEIAAKYREKVYYCSNPEARDKFIAEPTTFVAKGRPFQPPPVRLLMLGPKGAGKSLHARAMADKLGLFHISFKDRLQELIIKKTKKKIGPEFEEEEEEPEEEEPEEEEPVEGLKDGIPVVSEPNDAAAAEQTEEDNEEGGEEEQEVELNEFEENIKGNLMGDESLSIDSLEKIIPDWWNLEPYKSTGFILEGFPRTSEEAQFMAENGFFPDAAILLNVEDSDITSRMLPPKLEKWRKRRDRRVARREKRKAKKKKEREEAIKKRRQELISEADDRKAKRQAELRAQRAADRDSDDSEPSDEEGFDDEEEEDIEAMLAEEFEEEEEEEEEEEELEEDAVERLKNEIGEVYDDDTSRIAGLQETLDEIMIPRMELNGGRKPHIVRFTLEQSLRPVQEFRESLFEKVYPIREMVARKMLQIGYKHQSRFGRWCPVKLLEGDCIQPMQGHTYPTFPAVYRQHIYFMSTPQAREEFVMHPLKYLKQPSPKPVVPVRMAIIGPPKSGKTSLANRFASDYGMMRLSIGEAVRFILTQQPKTQLAKLINAQIKKGIPLPDELAIRALEVNLLDTRSSTRGYVLDGYPVSKHQVDLMTEHGIIPVVILELSVDSRELMVRGMKDRHSSERLLPLHDSAQILALKIAAWQKEITSVREYYKETHKNWVSVTGEKSKWWVWNRAADHSKDSVRRIQDYLQRISEGKAASIADMCITPKEFFSRLGDFGQYCPVSLAKDGELVDCAGQINLDNAAEFRGRYYKMENPEKVKEFLARPELYVPPQAPRALPPPELLPKRRTAIDAKKMFPMQIELQGYCPVTYLDGKLRYEAILPGNPDLIVEYRENMYCFDSEEKLQKFMRYPERYYNLKLPHKLPPRKDPLLVTSLPMLGYMEQTISTAITKALTATGCFKPKFPFVSPSRSALLYLAFHLKAYNPKSSDYVRKKYRKKLDQFEEHCELIRYLGNQMGPRSRSPKELPIDFDHKMLLFLNLKGREPTPSTLVAM, from the exons ATGGAGATCTTGAAAACTATGGCGGAGAACGAG GAAGAAACAAATTTACCCCAGTTTGGGGCCCCAACCCCAAGTGTAACAATAGACATGTTAGAGACCCGTCCAAACACCCATATTCTGCTGGATTCAGTGACACCAGCAGCTGGAGAGGGGGTGCACAGAGGAGGTAGTAGGCTAGACCCTGCAGGCGGTGCTGTGAGCAGGGCATTGAGTGTCGTTAGTGGAAGCAATGCACAGGAAAGTCACATCTCGGATATGATCAAACGTATGGAGGAAGATCCCTTTGATGAAGACCAG ACTGAGCTTCGTTTCCTCCACTCTAAGCCCACATGTTTCATCATCCTGGGTAAACCTGGTGTTGGTAAGACCACCTTAGCCAAGAGGTTAGCCCAGGCATGGAGATGTCAGATGGTGAATGTAACGGAGTTGATGCTCCAGCATATTAACCTCCAGACGGAGATGGGTGTAAGACTCCAGGAGATCCTTCATAAAGGTGGAGCAGTCCCAGAGGAGCTTGCCGTCAAGCTGATAGAGGATAAGATTAACTCGCCAGAGGTGGCACATCATG GTTATGTTTTGGATGATTTCCCCTGTGTAAATGAAGAGTACATGAATGCTTCAGATCAATTAGAATTTATCAAGAATTGGAAACTTAAACCAGATTTCATCATCAACTTGAGG ATACCTGATGAAGACCTTGAGATGAGGCGGATTGGACAACGAGTAGATTCACTAAACAACACACTGTATGCACAGGATGTATGGAACCCTGAGAAACCAGAACCACAGCAGaagaaaggaggaggagaagatgaagaggaggaagatgaagaagaggaggaggaagaagaaccAGAAATGAATCTAGACCCTGAAATG ggagaggaagagaagaTTGAATTGACGATGGAGATTATTGAGAGATTGGTTCAGAGACCTGAAGATCTTAAGCCCCATGCCGCTGAGAGTATCGATGCTTACAAAGATAAACTACTCAAGATGTTTGAG GATTATATGGCAGATCATGATCAGCAATACCTGATTGAGATGGACGGGAACAAAACGGCTCCTTTCCTCTTCAGAGAACTCATGAACAAACTCAATACCTACATCCTCCGTCGGGCTGCCGTACCAATCCGCCTCCAGAACGCTGAGGAAGAAGACATCCCTGACGATATTGAGACAGAAGAACTTATGAGGACATTGGGCGGGACCAATTTGGTTGCCCCAAGATACAGGTGGAGGAGGAGCAAGTGGGCGAGGGCGTGTCCTGTTGAGCTCCAGAAAGGGAATGTTGTCCAGGGAAAGCCGGAATTCGCAGTTGG ATTCTTGGATAAGATCTATGTAATGTCAGGCCCTGATGCTATGGAGACCTTCTTGAAGAACCCTCGTCCATACCTAGTTAGTCCTCAGCCTAGACCTCCATGTAAGCTGTGCGTAGTAGGACCACCTCTTTCAGGGAAGACATCGCTGTGTCATCTGCTCTCTCACAAGTTCAATGCAAGG GTACTAGATGTGAATGAACTAATCAAATCACGGATGGAGTCTCACAAAGGCAAGCAGATTGAACTAGCTAAACAAGAAGCCATAGAGTCAGCTGTAGCAACAATCAAAGCCAAACtcagagaaaaggaagaaa CTGGATCGGAAGGGGATGGTCCTGATGATCACGATGATGCCCCTGAAG aagagaaagaagcgAAGACGTCAGATACAGAGGAGTCCAGAgcggaaggggagggggaggaggagggggcaGGGGAAGGagtaggagaagaagaagatggag AGAAATCAAGAATAAAGGCGGCTGAAGAAACTGAAGGAGAAGCTGAGGCTTcagaggagaaagaagaagaag GCGAGACCACTGCCCAGGATTCTGTTACAGGAGTGACTGAAGGAGACGGTACAGAGACCATTGCTGCGTCACAGCATCCCACCGAAGACCTGTCTACCATTACCGGGGTTGCTCCTACTGTATCACAGATATCTGAAGATGTGGATGAAAACCACCCAGAG GTGATCCAAATGGTAGAAGCTGCAGTGAAGGAAGCTGAGAAGCTCTCCTATCCCATAGGTGCTGATCAGTATGCAGACTGTGTAGAGGAAGCTGTAGTTGAGATACATAGAGAACTCAGAAAGAAAGATCCTAATGGACCTGG TGCTGGTGGATGGATCATTGATAACTTCCCTCAATCCCGGGACCACTGGACAGTCTTGCTTGACCGTGGTCTGGCCCCTGATGAGGTCATCTGCCTCAAGGACAGCAGTGAGAACGGTCTTTACCTGATGAAGCGATGGTACAGACTCAACAGAGATGAGGTGGACACCAAGGCGAGAGAGAGGAAAGAagcagaagagagagagaaacaaaggGTCTTAGACGATGCAAG GATACAAGAGGAACTTGAGAAGGAAGAAGCGGCTAAAGCAGCAGCAGCGGCAGTAGAAGAgggtggtgatgaagatg CAGCAAAAACGCAGGAAGAGAAAcctgaaggagaaaaagaagaaggagaccAAGAAGGAGAAGCAGAAGGAGAAAAGGATGGAGAGAAGGATGGAGAGGCAGCTGGAGAAGGAGGAGCAGGAGGTGGAGAGGAAGGAGAAG CTTCTCCCACTTCTGGTGGAGGGGTGGAGGGTGATGCAGCACCGGGCGTGTCTGATGGTGAACAAAAACCCAAAG AAGGCACTACAACTGATGCAGACCTTACTACTACTGTAACTTCTTATGAAGAAAAAG CTAAGActgaggaagaagaagaggaagaggataAACCTCCTCCTGTTCCTGTCCCTGAAGAAGACCCTCTTCCTCCCGATGGTCCAGAGACAAGCAAGTTCAAAGATCAGAGGAATGAGTTTGAGAGAGAGTGGCCGTCCATCCAAGCTCTACTCACAGGAACTATCAACCTTGATCCGATCCAGATAGAGATTGAGAACAAGAAGACTGAGGATATCATCAAGGAATCACATACCATGGTGGAAC TACCGTACACCTACAGACCATGGGAGTATAATAGTATTGATATGGATGAAGAGGATGAAGATGCAGCAGCTGAAGCTGATGAGGAGGGAGATGAGATGGAGGAAGAAGAG gaTGAGGAAGTCACTAAGAATAAGAAGAAGCAGTTTGGTGATACCAAGCACTTCTGTCCTGTAGCTCTGAAGGAGAAGTTTGTCCTATGGCCTAGTAACCCAGAGATAGCAGCTAAGTACAGGGAGAAGGTCTACTACTGTTCCAACCCAGAGGCTAGGGATAAGTTCATCGCTGAACCAACCACGTTTGTGGCTAAAGGAAGGCCGTTTCAG CCTCCTCCAGTTCGGCTGTTAATGCTTGGCCCCAAGGGTGCAGGCAAGTCCCTCCATGCAAGAGCTATGGCAGACAAACTAGGCCTGTTCCACATCAGCTTCAAAGATCGGCTCCAGGAACTCATCATCAAGAAGACCAAGAAGAAGATAGGACCAGAGtttgaagaggaggaggaggagccaGAAGAGGAAGAGCCAGAAGAGGAAGAGCCAGTAGAAGGACTGAAGGATGGAATACCAGTTGTATCAGAACCAAATGATG CTGCTGCTGCAGAACAGACTGAGGAGGACAATGAAGAAGGG GGAGAGGAGGAGCAGGAGGTGGAGTTGAATGAGTTTGAAGAGAACATCAAGGGTAACCTAATGGGTGATGAATCACTCAGCATAGACTCACTGGAGAAGATTATACCAGACTGGTGGAATTTAGAACCTTACAA ATCAACTGGTTTCATCTTGGAAGGGTTCCCTCGCACCTCCGAGGAAGCTCAATTCATGGCTGAAAATGGCTTTTTCCCAGACGCTGCTATCCTGCTCAATGTAGAAGATTCAGACATCACAAGCAGAATGCTCCCGCCCAAGCTGGAGAAATGGCGTAAGCGACGTGATCGCAGGGTGGCACGGAGAGAGAAGCGTAAGgccaagaagaagaaggagcGAGAGGAGGCGATCAAGAAGCGACGACAAGAACTCATCTCAGAGGCGGATGATAGGAAAGCAAAGAGACAG GCAGAGTTAAGG GCTCAGAGAGCAGCAGATAGAGACAGCGATGACTCAGAACCATCAGATGAAGAAGGGTTTGATGATGAGGAAGAGGAAGATATCGAGGCTATGCTGGCTGAAGAGTttgaagaagaggaggaagaagaggaagaggaggaggagttAGAAGAAGACGCCGTTGAGAGACTGAAGAATGAAATTGGCGAGGTGTATGATGATGATACAAGTCGCATCGCAGGCTTACAg GAAACTCTTGACGAGATCATGATCCCTCGGATGGAACTGAACGGAGGTCGCAAGCCTCACATTGTCCGCTTCACCCTTGAGCAGAGTCTGAGACCCGTCCAGGAGTTTAGAGAGAGTCTCTTTGAGAAGGTGTATCCTATCAGGGAGATGGTAGCTAGGAAGATGCTACAGATTGGTTATAAACATCAGTCAAGGTTTGGAAGATGGTGTCCTGTAAAGCTACTGGAAGGAGACTGTATACAACCAATGCAG GGTCACACCTACCCAACGTTCCCAGCAGTATACCGTCAGCACATTTACTTCATGTCTACCCCTCAAGCTAGAGAGGAGTTTGTCATGCATCCATTGAAGTATCTGAAGCAACCGTCTCCCAAGCCTGTTGTCCCTGTAAGGATGGCCATCATTGGACCACCAAAGTCTGGAAAAACTTCAT TGGCCAACCGATTTGCATCAGATTACGGTATGATGAGACTGTCTATCGGTGAAGCAGTCAGGTTTATCTTGACCCAACAACCCAAGACACAGCTAGCTAAACTTATCAATGCTCAGATCAAGAAGGGTATCCCGCTCCCTGATGAACTTGCCATACGAGCCCTAGAGGTCAATCTCCTTGATACGAGGTCATCGACCAGAGG CTACGTCCTTGATGGTTACCCAGTCTCCAAACACCAGGTTGATCTAATGACAGAGCACGGTATTATCCCAGTGGTTATTCTTGAGCTTAGTGTTGATAGCAGGGAACTCATGGTCAGAGGAATGAAAGATAGACATTCTTCAGAAAG gtTGTTACCGCTCCATGACAGCGCCCAGATCTTAGCTCTGAAGATTGCTGCCTGGCAGAAAGAGATTACTTCTGTGAGGGAGTATTATAAAGAGACTCATAAGAACTGGGTCAGTGTGACAGGAGAGAAGTCTAAGTGGTGGGTTTGGAACAGAGCTGCTGACCATTCTAAGGACAGCGTTCGTAGGATACAAGACTATCTGCAGAGGATATCAGAGG GCAAGGCAGCATCTATCGCTGACATGTGTATCACACCAAAGGAGTTCTTCTCCCGTCTTGGTGACTTTGGCCAGTACTGTCCAGTCAGCCTGGCCAAAGATGGTGAGCTGGTGGACTGCGCCGGACAGATCAACCTAGACAACGCTGCAGAATTCCGCGGTCGCTACTACAAGATGGAGAACCCTGAGAAGGTCAAGGAGTTCCTGGCCAGACCAGAACTCTATGTGCCACCTCAAGCTCCTAGAGCATTACCTCCTCCAGAGCTGCTGCCTAAGAGGAGAACAGCCATTGATGCTAAGAAGATGTTCCCTATGCAGATTGAGCTGCAGGGATACTGTCCTGTTACCTACCTGGATGGAAAGCTGAG GTATGAAGCAATCCTTCCAGGCAACCCGGATCTTATTGTGGAGTACAGGGAAAATATGTACTGCTTTGATTCTGAAGAAAAACTGCAGAAATTCATGAG GTATCCTGAGCGTTACTACAACCTGAAGTTACCTCACAAGTTACCACCCAGGAAGGACCCTCTCCTTGTGACCTCACTGCCTATGTTAGGTTATATGGAACAAACAATCTCAACTGCTATCACCAAGGCTCTTACTGCAACGGGCTGCTTCAAACCAAAGTTCCCCTTCGTCTCACCCTCAAGATCAGCGTTGCTATATCTGGCATTCCATCTCAAAG CGTACAACCCCAAGAGCTCCGACTATGTTCGCAAGAAGTACCGCAAGAAACTGGACCAGTTTGAGGAGCACTGTGAACTCATCCGTTACCTAGGCAACCAGATGGGACCACGATCTCGTAGTCCCAAAGAGCTTCCTATTGACTTTGATCACAAGATGCTTCTCTTTCTCAATCTAAAAGGACGAGAGCCTACACCATCAACATTGGTCGCTATGTAA